In one bacterium genomic region, the following are encoded:
- a CDS encoding DUF3459 domain-containing protein → MTPPEWSRNAVIYEVNVRQFTPEGTFAAFAEHLPRLRELGVDILWFMPIHPIGELNRKGSLGSYYSVRDYRAVNPEFGTMDDWRALVQQCHELGFKVIIDWVANHSAWDNPLTVEHPEWYTRDNAGNFVPPVPDWSDVIDFNFDNPDLRDWMIESLKFWVRESNIDGYRCDVAGMVPLEFWQEATRQLFELKPVFMLAEHEAAEYHSAFHATYGWEFFHKCVDVARGERVVNDLFTYFERDRSAYPAEAYRMYFTSNHDENSWNGTEFERFGNAAKPFAVLAFTAPGFPLIYNGQEAGFNRRLLFFEKDSIDWASNDYAAFYQKLVALKHRHPALRNGAHGAPLVRVQTSGDAAAMCFQRTSGTSRLVILINTSQTGVNFTLTDESIAGNYREVLTEETTTLTGHEAMTLAAGVAKVFESVE, encoded by the coding sequence ATGACTCCGCCGGAATGGTCGCGCAATGCGGTCATCTATGAAGTGAATGTGCGGCAGTTCACACCGGAGGGAACATTTGCGGCATTCGCGGAACACTTGCCGCGATTGCGCGAACTCGGCGTCGATATTCTCTGGTTCATGCCGATTCACCCGATTGGTGAACTCAACCGGAAAGGCTCGCTCGGCAGTTACTATTCTGTGCGCGATTACCGCGCCGTTAATCCGGAGTTCGGAACGATGGACGACTGGCGGGCACTCGTGCAGCAATGTCATGAACTGGGCTTCAAAGTGATTATCGACTGGGTTGCCAATCACTCGGCGTGGGACAATCCGTTGACGGTCGAGCACCCGGAATGGTATACGCGCGATAACGCGGGGAACTTCGTGCCGCCTGTTCCGGACTGGTCGGACGTGATTGACTTCAATTTTGACAATCCTGATCTTCGCGATTGGATGATTGAGTCCTTGAAATTCTGGGTGCGCGAATCAAACATTGATGGCTATCGCTGCGATGTGGCCGGTATGGTTCCGCTCGAGTTCTGGCAGGAGGCAACGCGGCAGTTATTCGAGCTGAAGCCCGTCTTCATGCTGGCCGAGCACGAAGCCGCCGAGTATCACTCCGCATTTCACGCCACATACGGCTGGGAATTCTTCCATAAATGCGTGGATGTTGCTCGCGGCGAACGTGTAGTCAACGACTTGTTTACCTATTTTGAACGGGATCGCTCAGCGTATCCCGCGGAAGCCTATCGAATGTATTTTACGAGTAACCATGACGAGAATTCGTGGAACGGCACCGAGTTTGAGCGATTTGGCAATGCCGCAAAACCCTTCGCCGTGCTGGCATTCACTGCTCCCGGCTTTCCGCTTATCTATAATGGTCAGGAAGCAGGCTTCAACCGCCGCCTGCTGTTCTTCGAAAAAGACTCCATTGACTGGGCGAGCAATGACTATGCGGCGTTCTATCAGAAGTTAGTTGCCCTGAAACACCGGCATCCCGCGCTGCGCAACGGCGCGCACGGCGCTCCGCTCGTGCGCGTGCAAACGAGTGGCGATGCCGCTGCCATGTGTTTTCAGCGAACGAGCGGCACGTCAAGACTCGTCATTCTCATCAACACGTCGCAGACCGGCGTCAACTTCACCTTGACTGATGAGTCAATCGCCGGAAACTACCGCGAAGTCCTGACGGAAGAGACGACCACACTGACCGGGCATGAAGCAATGACGCTTGCAGCCGGAGTCGCCAAAGTGTTTGAATCAGTCGAATAG